From a region of the Actinomadura luzonensis genome:
- a CDS encoding TetR/AcrR family transcriptional regulator: MTSVLRRRPAQRRSVVRVERMLDECALLLDELGYDALTTKEVARRAEVPIGTFYQFFRDKQALVRALALRNLDAFLQRVTQRIAATDLGHWTDLVDLAVDEFVDMKRTTPGFAVVDFGEVLIAPGGPALPGTHRALDEAVENNAIVAGRLRALTQELLDAPAGPGLDRALLVAVEATDAVLKLAFRADPAGDPALIAECKQLVHRYLADHLP; encoded by the coding sequence ATGACGAGTGTGTTGCGCCGCCGTCCCGCCCAGCGCCGCAGCGTGGTCCGCGTGGAACGGATGCTCGACGAGTGCGCGCTGCTGCTCGACGAGCTCGGCTACGACGCGCTCACCACCAAGGAGGTCGCGCGCCGCGCCGAGGTGCCGATCGGCACCTTCTACCAGTTCTTCCGCGACAAGCAGGCCCTGGTGCGGGCGCTCGCGCTGCGCAACCTCGACGCGTTCCTGCAGCGGGTCACGCAGCGCATCGCGGCCACCGACCTCGGCCACTGGACCGACCTGGTCGACCTCGCCGTCGACGAGTTCGTGGACATGAAGCGCACCACCCCCGGCTTCGCCGTGGTCGACTTCGGCGAGGTGCTCATCGCCCCCGGCGGGCCCGCGCTGCCCGGCACCCACCGGGCCCTCGACGAGGCGGTGGAGAACAACGCGATCGTGGCCGGCCGGCTGCGCGCCCTCACCCAGGAGCTGCTGGACGCGCCCGCCGGGCCGGGGCTCGACCGCGCGCTGCTGGTCGCGGTCGAGGCCACCGACGCCGTGCTCAAGCTGGCCTTCCGCGCCGACCCCGCGGGCGACCCCGCTCTCATCGCCGAGTGCAAGCAGCTCGTCCACCGCTACCTCGCCGACCACCTGCCGTAG